A DNA window from Thermosynechococcaceae cyanobacterium Okahandja contains the following coding sequences:
- a CDS encoding chlorophyll a/b-binding protein has translation MKEPEELTPRFGWSRYAELVNGRFAMVGFVALLVLELLTRQDFFTWLGLR, from the coding sequence ATGAAGGAACCTGAGGAATTGACCCCCCGGTTTGGTTGGTCTCGCTACGCCGAACTGGTTAACGGTCGCTTTGCCATGGTGGGCTTTGTTGCACTGCTGGTGTTGGAACTGCTCACCCGCCAAGATTTTTTCACATGGCTGGGACTGCGTTAG
- a CDS encoding ATP-binding cassette domain-containing protein, with product MSASLRLEEVCRRFTPVLGIGPISLTVPAGELWVIVGPSGCGKSTLLRLIAGLEQPTSGQIYIGDRCVNTVSGRDRDVAMVFQNYALYPHLSVAENLGFGLKMRGVDAATRQQRVQQVAKMLGIDALLQRKPRQLSGGQQQRVALGRALARSPQIFLLDEPLSNLDAQLREDTRAELKQLHQRLGITTLYVTHDQVEAMTLGDQLVVLDRGRVQQIGSAATLYEQPANTMVARFLGSPPMNLLPASWNGHTLGVQQHHLPCPSRYQPVLQPEQALMVGLRPEHLQPQPFETGQGLGAIATLVEPLGREAIVRCQLLDSALEVLWLAPRAAIPQPGDRLRFTVADPHLYLFDASSGAALSVAPP from the coding sequence ATGAGTGCGTCATTACGCCTAGAGGAGGTGTGCCGACGATTTACCCCTGTTCTCGGGATTGGCCCGATTTCCCTAACGGTGCCCGCCGGTGAATTATGGGTCATTGTTGGGCCTTCGGGCTGCGGGAAGTCCACCCTCTTGCGCCTCATTGCTGGCCTCGAGCAGCCCACCAGTGGCCAAATTTATATTGGCGATCGCTGCGTGAACACCGTCAGTGGGCGCGATCGCGATGTGGCCATGGTCTTTCAGAACTATGCCCTCTATCCCCACCTGAGCGTGGCGGAAAACCTTGGCTTTGGCCTGAAAATGCGGGGTGTGGATGCGGCAACCCGTCAACAGCGGGTGCAGCAGGTGGCCAAAATGCTAGGCATTGACGCGCTGCTTCAGCGCAAACCCCGTCAACTGTCGGGTGGCCAACAACAGCGGGTAGCCCTCGGGCGGGCATTGGCGCGATCGCCGCAAATTTTCCTGCTTGATGAACCCCTCTCGAACCTAGATGCCCAACTGCGGGAAGATACCCGGGCCGAGTTAAAGCAGCTTCACCAACGCCTCGGCATTACCACCCTTTACGTGACCCATGACCAAGTGGAAGCCATGACCCTCGGAGATCAACTGGTGGTGCTAGATCGCGGACGAGTACAGCAAATTGGCAGCGCCGCTACGCTCTACGAGCAGCCGGCCAACACAATGGTGGCACGATTTTTGGGCAGCCCGCCAATGAACTTACTACCCGCCTCTTGGAATGGCCATACGCTGGGCGTTCAGCAGCACCACCTACCCTGTCCTAGCCGCTATCAGCCAGTGCTGCAACCGGAGCAAGCCCTAATGGTAGGTCTGCGTCCGGAGCATTTACAACCGCAGCCCTTCGAGACGGGGCAGGGTCTAGGGGCGATCGCCACCCTTGTGGAACCCTTAGGCCGGGAAGCCATTGTCCGCTGCCAACTCCTGGACAGTGCGTTGGAAGTGTTGTGGCTAGCACCGCGGGCGGCCATTCCCCAGCCGGGCGATCGCCTGCGGTTCACCGTGGCCGACCCCCACCTCTACCTCTTTGATGCCAGTAGTGGTGCCGCCCTCAGCGTGGCTCCCCCCTAA
- the sds gene encoding solanesyl diphosphate synthase, whose translation MTSVTSLFSPVEADLCVLTENLKALIGAQHAVLSAAAEHLFAANGKRIRPAIVFLVSRATLPEQTITARHCRLAEITEMIHTASLFHDDVVDQAQLRRGVPTVNSVFGNRVAIQAGDFLFAQASWYLADLDNLEVVKLLSQVIKDFAEGEIRQGFNRFDTSLTLEDYLLKTYYKTASLIANSAKAAAVLSEAPANVTQAMYTYGKNLGLAFQIVDDILDFTRSTSELGKPAGSDLRDGNLTAPVLFALPRAPYLHTLIEREFSEEGDLDTALALVRQSGAIEEARTLAQEYAKAALPALEVLPPSEPRQALSQLTDYVLERLY comes from the coding sequence ATGACTTCGGTAACTTCTCTTTTCTCGCCCGTTGAAGCAGATCTCTGTGTACTGACAGAGAACCTGAAGGCACTTATTGGGGCACAACACGCTGTACTGTCTGCCGCTGCCGAACACCTGTTTGCCGCCAATGGCAAGCGTATCCGTCCCGCTATTGTCTTTTTGGTCTCACGAGCCACGCTGCCGGAACAGACCATTACCGCCCGTCACTGCCGCCTTGCCGAAATTACCGAAATGATCCACACCGCCAGCCTCTTTCACGATGATGTGGTGGATCAAGCACAACTGCGGCGGGGGGTTCCCACCGTTAATAGTGTCTTTGGCAACCGAGTCGCCATTCAGGCGGGGGATTTTCTCTTTGCCCAAGCCTCATGGTACCTAGCGGATCTCGACAACCTCGAAGTGGTCAAACTCCTCTCTCAGGTCATCAAAGACTTTGCCGAGGGGGAAATTCGCCAAGGGTTTAATCGTTTTGACACCAGCCTCACCCTAGAAGACTACCTTCTGAAAACCTACTACAAAACCGCCTCCCTCATTGCCAACAGTGCTAAGGCCGCAGCGGTTCTCAGTGAAGCGCCCGCCAATGTGACCCAAGCCATGTACACCTACGGCAAAAACCTAGGACTGGCCTTCCAAATTGTCGATGACATCCTTGACTTTACCCGCTCCACCAGTGAGCTAGGCAAACCAGCAGGTTCCGACTTGCGGGATGGGAACTTAACAGCGCCAGTGTTATTTGCCCTGCCCCGCGCACCCTACCTACACACCCTCATCGAGCGCGAATTTAGCGAAGAGGGGGATCTCGACACCGCCCTTGCCCTAGTCCGCCAAAGTGGTGCCATTGAAGAAGCCCGCACCCTTGCTCAAGAATACGCCAAAGCCGCCTTACCTGCCCTTGAGGTGTTGCCCCCGTCCGAACCGCGTCAGGCCCTCAGCCAATTAACCGACTATGTGCTGGAGCGATTGTACTAA
- the lepB gene encoding signal peptidase I — protein MSSSATETPPSSRWQSLKANIGLIAVAVVLTLLVRFFVAESRFIPSESMEPTLWPGDRIVVEKLTYRHRPPQRGDIVVFYTPPLLETMGYRSDQALIKRVIATAGDTVAVKEGRVWVNQQPLEEPYIAEAPVYTMPPLTVPPNTLFVMGDNRNHSNDSHIWGFLPVENVIGRAIACYWPPHHAGRLGA, from the coding sequence ATGAGTTCGTCCGCCACTGAAACCCCACCCTCGTCTCGCTGGCAGTCTTTGAAGGCCAATATTGGGCTGATCGCTGTCGCCGTTGTGCTCACCCTATTGGTGCGCTTTTTTGTTGCTGAGTCGCGGTTTATTCCCTCAGAGTCGATGGAGCCAACCCTCTGGCCGGGCGATCGCATCGTTGTTGAAAAACTTACCTATCGCCACCGCCCCCCCCAGCGCGGCGATATTGTGGTGTTTTATACACCGCCACTGTTAGAGACCATGGGTTACCGCAGCGATCAAGCCCTGATTAAGCGTGTGATTGCCACGGCTGGAGACACCGTTGCCGTCAAGGAGGGTCGCGTTTGGGTCAACCAGCAGCCGCTAGAAGAACCCTACATTGCTGAAGCTCCCGTCTATACCATGCCTCCCCTCACGGTGCCGCCGAATACCCTGTTTGTGATGGGGGATAACCGCAACCATAGTAACGACTCACACATTTGGGGGTTTTTACCCGTCGAGAATGTCATTGGCCGGGCGATCGCCTGCTACTGGCCGCCTCACCACGCTGGACGACTAGGTGCCTGA
- a CDS encoding DUF4079 domain-containing protein, with amino-acid sequence MFLNLKDIILLLHPILACTFIFPLIGMTTFFALQTRERRLASKSAIPATVGSLHVKLGNLLAAGVVGITLVALAYSVVFGFQGFLMQAENNALQPLSVILVALMFVVTIGATVLLYQAPSKLWRGVFATLSGMGVVVLAFQPGVFRRDDEWWVSHFYFGLVVVMLMIFSVAIVRDIYQDRSLTWRRIHIGLNTLALVLFVLQGITGTRDLLEIPLSWQAPVVYQCNFDVNSPDFKTCPSP; translated from the coding sequence ATGTTTCTTAATCTCAAAGATATTATTCTGCTACTGCACCCCATTCTGGCCTGCACCTTCATCTTTCCGCTGATTGGCATGACAACCTTTTTCGCTTTACAAACCCGTGAACGGCGGCTGGCCAGTAAATCAGCCATTCCAGCAACCGTGGGGTCGCTTCACGTCAAGCTGGGCAATCTCTTGGCGGCAGGCGTTGTGGGTATTACCCTCGTGGCTCTAGCCTACTCGGTAGTCTTTGGGTTTCAGGGCTTTTTAATGCAGGCGGAAAATAATGCTCTGCAGCCACTTTCGGTGATTTTGGTGGCCTTAATGTTTGTTGTGACGATTGGGGCAACGGTCCTGCTGTACCAGGCACCCTCAAAGCTATGGCGGGGGGTATTTGCCACGCTTTCGGGCATGGGGGTGGTGGTGCTGGCCTTTCAGCCGGGGGTATTCCGTCGGGATGATGAGTGGTGGGTGTCCCACTTTTACTTTGGTTTAGTTGTGGTCATGCTCATGATTTTCTCGGTTGCCATTGTGCGTGACATTTATCAAGATCGCTCCCTCACATGGCGCCGCATCCACATTGGCCTGAATACGCTTGCTTTGGTGCTATTTGTTTTGCAAGGTATTACCGGCACCCGCGATCTGCTGGAAATTCCCCTGAGTTGGCAGGCTCCGGTGGTATATCAATGCAACTTTGATGTTAACTCCCCAGACTTTAAGACCTGTCCGTCCCCCTAA
- a CDS encoding undecaprenyl-diphosphate phosphatase, which translates to MTDLVTWLQAIILGLVQGITEFLPISSTAHLILFSDLLGWKGIWHKTALDAMQFGSVIAVFWYFWQDIRHIATGAWHAWRQQDWQREEWKLFVGISVGTVPALVVGFILKQAKVELDTPQIIATMAITMAVLLGLAEKLASRKRTYQDIGVWDGILVGCGQVIALLPGASRSGSTLTTALFLGLNRETAARFSFLLGIPTLTIATLVQAKDVFDEGTLGIPLLIAILSSMIFSYLAIAWLLKFLQRHSTWVFIWYRIGLGVALWGAIAMGALRGTSAR; encoded by the coding sequence ATGACCGATTTAGTCACTTGGCTTCAGGCCATCATTTTGGGATTGGTGCAAGGCATTACGGAGTTCTTGCCCATTAGCAGCACTGCCCATTTGATTTTGTTTAGCGATCTGTTGGGCTGGAAGGGCATTTGGCACAAGACGGCTCTCGATGCGATGCAGTTTGGTAGCGTCATTGCCGTGTTTTGGTACTTTTGGCAGGACATTCGCCACATTGCGACGGGGGCATGGCACGCATGGCGGCAACAGGACTGGCAGCGGGAAGAGTGGAAACTCTTTGTGGGCATTAGCGTGGGCACGGTTCCGGCCTTGGTGGTGGGGTTCATTCTCAAGCAGGCCAAGGTTGAACTGGACACGCCCCAGATTATTGCCACAATGGCAATTACGATGGCAGTTCTGCTCGGGCTAGCGGAAAAGCTGGCATCCCGCAAGCGCACCTATCAAGACATTGGTGTTTGGGATGGCATTCTTGTCGGCTGCGGCCAAGTGATTGCTCTGTTGCCGGGGGCTTCCCGCTCCGGCTCAACCTTAACAACGGCTCTTTTTTTAGGACTGAATCGGGAAACGGCTGCGCGTTTTTCCTTTTTACTGGGGATTCCCACCCTGACCATTGCCACCCTAGTACAGGCCAAGGATGTGTTTGACGAGGGAACCCTCGGGATTCCCCTGCTCATTGCGATTCTCTCGAGCATGATCTTTTCTTATTTGGCCATTGCTTGGTTGCTCAAGTTTCTGCAGCGGCACTCCACGTGGGTATTTATCTGGTATCGGATTGGCTTGGGCGTGGCTCTCTGGGGGGCGATCGCCATGGGGGCGCTCCGCGGCACTAGCGCAAGATGA